The Candidatus Polarisedimenticolia bacterium nucleotide sequence TAGTACTCTTTCGCCACCTCTTCGATGGCGGGATCCATCTGGAGGATCTTCTCGATCTGCACCGGCAGGTGCAGCAGCTGTTCGATGTGCTCCTTCGCCGCCTCGGGCTCGAGCGTCCCGCGAATCTCGGCCAGGTGCAGCGCCAGGAGCTGCAAGGCGGCGAGCTGGCAGGTGAACGCCTTGGTGGAGGCGACGCCGATCTCGGGGCCGGCGTGCGTGTAGATGATGCCGTTCGCCTCGCGCGTGATCATGCTGCCGACGACGTTGCAGATGGCGACCGTCTTCAGTCCCTTGGCCCGGGCCTCGCGCTGTGCCGCCAGCGTGTCGGCCGTCTCGCCGGATTGGCTGATGACCACCACCAGATCGCCGGGGAAGAGGATGGGATCGCGGTAACGGAACTCCGAGCCGATGTCCACCTCGACGGGCACCTTCACCAGCCGCTCCAGGAGGAACTTGCCCACCAGCGCGGCGTGCCAGGAGGTGCCGCAGGCGACCAGCGAGATGCGGCGCACCTTCTTGAACTCCTCCGGCGAGATGTCCATCTCCTCCAGGAAGATCCGGCCGGTCTCGGAGGAGACGCGCCCCAGCAGCGTGTCGCGGATGGCGCGGGGCTGCTCGTAGATCTCCTTGAGCATGAAATGCTTGAAGCCGCTCTTCTCCGCCATGATCGGGTCCCAGGTGATCCGCTGGACCTTCTTCGTGACGATGCGCCCCTCCAGGTCCTTGATCTGCACGCCGGCATCGGTGACCACGGCCACCTCGCGATCGTCCAGGAAGAAGACGTCGCGGGTATGGTGCAGGATGGCGGGGACGTCGGAGGCCACGAAGTACTCGTCTTTCCCGAGCCCGATCACCAGGGGCGGGCCGTTGCGCGCGGCGACGATCTTGCGCGGGTGGTCGGCGGCAATCACGGAGATGGCGTAGACGCCCTTCAGGCGCGGCAGACACAGGCGCACCGCCTCCTCGAGCGAATGCTCCTTCAGCTTCTCCTCGAACAGATGGGCCATGACCTCGGTGTCGGTCTCGGTCTTGAACGTGTGCCCACGGGCGCGCAGCTCGCGCTTGAGCTCGATGTAGTTCTCGATGATGCCGTTGTGGACGACCACCAGGCGCCCGGTGCAGTCGCGATGCGGGTGGGCGTTCTCTTCCGTGGGGCGCCCGTGGGTGGCCCAGCGCGTATGCCCCACACCGAAGCTGCCGTCGAGGGGAGTGAGCCGCAGGGCCTCCTCGAGGTCCCGCAGCTTGCCGGCGCAGCGCACCACCTGCAGTCCCCCCTCGTTCACCACGGCCAGGCCCGCCGAGTCGTAGCCCCGATACTCGAGCCGCCGCAGTCCATCCATGAGGACGTTGGTGAGGCGCTTGTTGCCGATGTATCCGACGATGCCGCACATGATCAGGAGCCGAATATAAGGGGTTTCGATCGAAGCTGCAAGAACGTGATTCCCGACGAGTGAAGCCTCGCCGCGCGGGATAGCCGCAGGGTCGGCGGCGTGATGCCAGGGCAGGCGTTCACGACTTCCTGCTCTTCTTCTTTTTCGCCCAGTTCGCCACGTTCACCTGGCGCCCGCGGGAGAGGGCCAGGGCGTGCGCCGGCACTTCCTTGGTGATGGTGGAGCCGGCTCCGACATAGGCGCCGCGCTTCACCTTGACCGGCGCCAC carries:
- the glmS gene encoding glutamine--fructose-6-phosphate transaminase (isomerizing), which produces MCGIVGYIGNKRLTNVLMDGLRRLEYRGYDSAGLAVVNEGGLQVVRCAGKLRDLEEALRLTPLDGSFGVGHTRWATHGRPTEENAHPHRDCTGRLVVVHNGIIENYIELKRELRARGHTFKTETDTEVMAHLFEEKLKEHSLEEAVRLCLPRLKGVYAISVIAADHPRKIVAARNGPPLVIGLGKDEYFVASDVPAILHHTRDVFFLDDREVAVVTDAGVQIKDLEGRIVTKKVQRITWDPIMAEKSGFKHFMLKEIYEQPRAIRDTLLGRVSSETGRIFLEEMDISPEEFKKVRRISLVACGTSWHAALVGKFLLERLVKVPVEVDIGSEFRYRDPILFPGDLVVVISQSGETADTLAAQREARAKGLKTVAICNVVGSMITREANGIIYTHAGPEIGVASTKAFTCQLAALQLLALHLAEIRGTLEPEAAKEHIEQLLHLPVQIEKILQMDPAIEEVAKEYYRASDFLFLGRGVNYPIALEGALKLKEISYIHAEGYPAGEMKHGPIALIDKNLPVVALAFGDKVYEKMMGNIEEVKAREGRIIAVTQEGNGDLSKIASQVIAIPKTADLLTPILAVIPLQLLAYHIALRRGCDVDQPRNLAKSVTVE